TGTCTTTGATACAATACCAGCACGTGGCCATTGTCCGGTAGTTCAGTGGGAATATCCTGAGTTTCAAAGTTTGTGCCCGGTGTCTGGCAGGCATGATCAGGGTACATTGAAAGTTATTTATGAGCCAAAAAATCTTCTATTAGAAAGCAAATCAGTACGCGATTATATGAGTGCGTGGCGAAATAAATCAATATGGCAGGAATACGTTACTGATGTCATTGCGCAGGATCTGTACAATGCCATCAAGCCAAAGTGGCTTACAGTAGAAATTCAGTGGGCGCCACGAGGTGGAATATTTGCCACTACCACATCTGTAAAAGGTAAAAAGTAAATAAAGGGCACTATGATAGCTGAATATATAGCAGGTGTTGATATTGGTGGAACTAAAATTATTACAACTATCGCCAATGCTACTGGTATAAAAGCACGGGTTTACCAGCACACACAATTGCAGGGGGATAACCTCGTTATTCCAAAACAGGCATATATGTTGATACAAAAAACAGCAGAATATGCTGGCATTCATTATGAAGACATTAAAAGAGTGGGGATAAGCACCTGCAGCCCTTTTGAAAGAAAAGGAATGTATAAAGAGATAGTTGCCCCAAATCT
This portion of the Spirochaetota bacterium genome encodes:
- the queF gene encoding preQ(1) synthase; translated protein: MTDYSKAKDAIIEKVEGYVFDTIPARGHCPVVQWEYPEFQSLCPVSGRHDQGTLKVIYEPKNLLLESKSVRDYMSAWRNKSIWQEYVTDVIAQDLYNAIKPKWLTVEIQWAPRGGIFATTTSVKGKK